From the genome of Coregonus clupeaformis isolate EN_2021a unplaced genomic scaffold, ASM2061545v1 scaf0031, whole genome shotgun sequence, one region includes:
- the LOC121555935 gene encoding NLR family CARD domain-containing protein 3-like, with protein MDDSLQRAIVNHKDSLKRRYECVIEGMEIAGNQTPLNRIYTELYITEGESEGVNNEHEVWQLETASRTPTSHDTAIHCNDIFKPLPGQERSIRTVLTKGIAGIGKTVSVQKFILDWAEEKANQDVDIIFVLPFRELNLIKDLQYSLLRLLNGFHTELDIGNAKKLTACKAMFIFDGLDESRLPLDFQHNEKVSDVTQTSSVDVLLTNLIKGNLLPSALLWITSRPAATNQIPPKCVDQVTEVRGFNDPQKEEYFRKRFSDEDLASRIISHIKTSRSLHIMCHIPVFCWISATVLEHMLRTDKRREMPTTLTEMAIHFLLIQTSLKNQKYHGRDEMDQQELMESDKEILLKLGKLAFENLEKGNLMFYEEDLKECGIDVKEASVYSGVCTQIFKEESVLFQRVVYCFVHLSIQEFLSAVYMYHCYTTKNMDALKPFLKRKSRAASEELTSHELLKSTVDKALESKNGHLDLFVRFLHGMSLKSNQKLLRGLVTQTESSPDCVQKTIRSLKVMQRKNISPERCINLFHCLIEMKDHSVQEEIQAYLRSEKRSKNLTLSQCSALAYMLQISEEVLDVFDPKVYKTSEEGRRRLLPAVRGCRKAL; from the exons A TGGATGACAGCCTGCAGAGAGCTATAGTAAACCATAAAGACAGTCTGAAAAGGAGGTATGAATGTGTGATAGAAGGCATGGAAATAGCAGGGAACCAAACTCCCCTCAACAGGatttacacagagctctacatcacagaaggagagagtgaaggggttaaCAATGAACATGAGGTGTGGCAGCTAGAGACAGCATCCAGGACACCAACCTCACATGACACAGCAATCCACTGCAATGACATCTTTAAACCCTTACCAGGCCAAGAGAGAagcatcagaactgtgctgaccaAGGGCATCGCTGGCatcggaaaaacagtctctgtgcagaagttcatcctAGACTGGGCTGAAGAGAAGGCGAACCAAGATGTGGATATCATATTTGTGCTTCCTTTCCGGGAGCTGAACTTGATTAAAGATCTCCAGTACAGTCTTCTCAGACTTTTAAATGGCTTCCACACAGAACTAGACATAGGCAATGCAAAGAAACTCACTGCCTGTAAAGctatgttcatctttgatggtttgGATGAAAGCAGACTTCCATTGGATTTCCAGCACAATGAAAAGGTGTCTGATGTCACCCAGACATCGTCTgtcgatgttctgctgacaaacctcatcaaggggaatctgcttccctctgctctcctatgGATAACCTCCCGACCAGCAGCAACCAATCAGATCCCCCCtaagtgtgttgaccaggtgacagaggtacgagggttcaatgacccacagaaggaggagtacttcaggaagagattcagtgatgaggacctggccagcagaatcatctcccacataaagacatcaaggagcctccacatcatgtgccacattccagtcttctgttggatttctgcaacagtccttgaacacatgttgaggacagacaagaggagagagatgcccacgactctgactgagatggcAATACACTTCCTGCTCATTCAGACCAGCCTGAAGAACCAGAAATATCATGGAAGAGATGAGATGGATCAACAGGAGCTCATGGAGTCAGATAAGGAAATTCTTCTGAAGCTGGGGAAGCTGGCGTTTGAAAatctggagaagggtaatctcatgttctatgaagaagacctgaaagagtgtggcattgatgtcaaagaagcctcagtgtactcaggagtgTGCACACAAATCTTTAAAGAAGAGTCTGTGTTATTTCAGAGAGTGGTGTACTGCTTTgttcatctgagcattcaggagtttctctcAGCTGTCTACATGTACCATTGTTACACAACCAAGAACATGGATGCACTGAAGCCCTTCCTCAAGAGAAAGTCTAGAGCTGCATCTGAAGAGCTAACCTCGCATGAGCTGCTGAAGAGTACCGTGGATAAAGCCTTGGAGAGCAAGAACGGACACCTGGACCTCTTTGTCCGCTTCCTTCATGGCATGTCACTGAAGTCCAATCAGAAACTCCTACGAGGTCTGGTGACACAGACAGAAAGCAGTCCAGACTGCGTCCAGAAAACAATCCGATCCCTTAAGGTGATGCAGAGGAAGAACATCTCCcctgagaggtgcatcaatctcttCCACTGTCTGATAGAGATGAAAGACCATTCAGTACAAGAGGAAATCCAAGCGTACTTGAGGTCAGAGAAGAGATCCAAAAACCTCACACTTTCTCAGTGTTCAGCGCTGGCCTACATGCTACAGATATCAGAGGAGgttctggatgtgtttgacccgaAGGTATACAAGACATCAGAGGAGGGTCGTAGGAGACTGCTCCCAGCTGTGAGAGGCTGCAGGAAAGCTCTGTAA